One window from the genome of Bacteroidota bacterium encodes:
- a CDS encoding homogentisate 1,2-dioxygenase yields the protein RQPDGSLYNEQLFGTIGFDGMSSLMYHIHRPTQVKEIAGSVDLAPKIAVEKNITARLLKGFQIAPADDFLESRVPLLVNNDIHIGMAAPRKSMTDYFYKNADADELLFIHEGTGTLKSLMGNIPFVPGDYLVIPRGMIYQMDFDGEANRILFSESFHPIYTPKRYRNWFGQLLEHSPFCERDYILPQELETHDEAGDFVMKIKKQGHLHTLVYSYHPFDVVGWDGYNFPYGFSIHNFEPITGRVHQPPPVHQTFETRAFVVCSFCPRLYDYHPQAIPAPYNHSNIDSDEMLYYVDGDFMSRNNIEKGHITLHPGGIPHGPHPGAYERSIGKTETEELAVMIDTFKPLMVTEAAMGIDDGKYYKSWLPHD from the coding sequence CGACAACCGGATGGTTCGCTATACAACGAGCAGCTATTTGGCACCATTGGCTTCGATGGTATGTCGTCATTGATGTACCACATCCACCGACCAACGCAGGTAAAAGAAATTGCCGGCTCAGTTGATCTGGCGCCGAAAATTGCTGTAGAGAAAAACATCACGGCGCGCCTGTTAAAAGGCTTTCAGATTGCGCCGGCTGATGACTTCCTCGAAAGCCGCGTACCCCTGCTGGTAAACAACGATATCCACATCGGAATGGCAGCACCGCGCAAGTCCATGACGGACTATTTCTACAAAAACGCCGATGCTGACGAGCTGCTTTTCATCCACGAAGGCACTGGAACCTTGAAATCCCTTATGGGCAACATTCCGTTTGTGCCGGGTGATTATCTCGTGATTCCGCGCGGGATGATTTACCAGATGGACTTTGATGGAGAAGCCAATCGGATCCTGTTCTCTGAATCCTTTCATCCGATTTATACCCCCAAGCGCTACCGGAACTGGTTTGGACAATTGCTCGAGCATTCCCCGTTTTGCGAGCGCGATTATATCTTGCCGCAGGAACTGGAAACGCACGATGAAGCCGGCGACTTTGTGATGAAAATCAAAAAGCAGGGCCACCTGCATACGCTGGTTTATTCGTATCACCCATTCGATGTTGTGGGCTGGGATGGCTACAATTTCCCCTACGGATTCTCCATTCACAACTTTGAACCCATCACCGGCCGCGTCCACCAGCCACCTCCCGTCCACCAGACCTTTGAAACCCGGGCGTTTGTTGTGTGCTCGTTTTGCCCGCGCCTCTACGACTATCATCCCCAGGCCATACCTGCGCCCTACAACCACAGCAATATCGATTCAGATGAAATGCTGTACTATGTAGATGGCGATTTTATGAGCCGGAATAACATCGAAAAAGGACACATTACGTTGCATCCAGGCGGCATTCCCCATGGGCCACATCCTGGTGCTTATGAGCGCAGTATTGGCAAAACGGAGACGGAAGAGCTCGCTGTCATGATTGATACCTTTAAGCCGCTGATGGTAACTGAAGCCGCTATGGGTATTGATGATGGTAAATATTACAAATCATGGTTGCCGCACGACTAG
- a CDS encoding flavin reductase family protein: protein MVKSIDPQSLPVRELHGYLLGAVAPRPIAFASTVDKAGNVNLSPFSFFNVFSANPPVMIFSPARRATNNTTKHTYENLLEVPEVVINIVNHPIVEQMSLTSTDYPDGVNEFAKAGLTEVPSVRVKPPRVAESPVSFECVVDDVVQLGDQGGAGNLIICRVVMLHLDDAYLDADGKLDTTRLDLVGRMGGSWYCRANGAALFEIPKPLRTRGIGVDELPASVQQSAVLTGNNLGRLGNLEHLPTADELQAARDMPAVAEILELQAKDPQSGLEQLHQLAQRYLEQGETKQALATLMAGEME from the coding sequence ATGGTGAAATCGATTGATCCGCAGTCGCTGCCTGTACGGGAATTGCATGGCTATCTGCTCGGGGCGGTAGCGCCGCGGCCGATAGCGTTTGCCAGTACGGTGGACAAAGCCGGCAACGTGAACCTGAGCCCTTTTAGCTTTTTCAACGTGTTTAGTGCGAACCCGCCGGTGATGATTTTTTCACCTGCGCGACGGGCAACCAACAACACCACGAAACACACCTACGAAAATTTGCTCGAAGTGCCCGAGGTGGTCATCAATATCGTCAATCATCCGATTGTCGAGCAGATGTCATTGACCAGCACGGACTATCCGGATGGCGTCAACGAGTTCGCGAAAGCAGGCCTGACTGAAGTGCCATCTGTCCGAGTGAAACCCCCCCGCGTGGCCGAGTCACCGGTCTCGTTTGAGTGTGTTGTGGATGATGTCGTGCAGCTCGGCGACCAGGGTGGGGCCGGTAACCTGATCATCTGCCGGGTTGTGATGCTGCATTTGGATGATGCGTACCTCGACGCAGATGGAAAGCTCGATACGACGAGATTAGATTTGGTAGGGCGGATGGGGGGCAGCTGGTATTGCCGCGCTAACGGGGCGGCCTTGTTTGAAATCCCGAAACCGCTGAGAACACGCGGTATTGGCGTAGACGAGCTTCCGGCGTCTGTGCAGCAGAGCGCGGTGCTGACGGGGAATAACCTCGGCCGGCTTGGGAATCTCGAACACCTGCCTACTGCTGATGAGCTACAGGCCGCGCGCGACATGCCGGCTGTGGCCGAAATACTGGAACTGCAGGCAAAAGACCCCCAATCAGGTCTCGAACAACTGCATCAGCTTGCGCAACGTTATCTCGAACAAGGCGAGACAAAGCAAGCGCTGGCCACATTGATGGCGGGGGAGATGGAATGA